The Bradyrhizobium sp. WBAH42 genome includes a window with the following:
- a CDS encoding LysR family transcriptional regulator — translation MLDLELLRSFVSVVEAGGFTRAGERVHRTQSTVSQQIKRLEEDVGQVLLHRDGKDVRPTEAGERLLSYARRLLSLAEEARDVLRQPGGEGAIRLGIPEDFAAYRLAKLLGAFSRSHPGLRLDVRADQSKHLARDLARGELDLALYKREAGAKDAIAVWPERVHWVTSKSHPVEVDVPSVPLIGFPLGCIYRAGAIHALESAGRAWHTAYTSSSLAGIQAAVAAGMGLSILSEMAIQSDHRVLTAKDGFAPINKTEVALMASPDASPATLRLADRLAEFCDAVQSKAA, via the coding sequence ATGCTGGATCTGGAGCTGCTGCGCAGCTTCGTCTCGGTGGTCGAGGCCGGCGGCTTCACCCGCGCCGGCGAACGGGTCCACCGCACGCAATCGACCGTCAGCCAGCAGATCAAGCGGCTGGAGGAGGATGTCGGTCAGGTGCTGCTGCACCGCGACGGCAAGGACGTGCGCCCGACCGAGGCCGGCGAGCGGCTGCTCTCCTATGCGCGGCGGTTGCTGTCGCTCGCCGAGGAGGCGCGCGACGTATTGCGCCAGCCGGGCGGCGAAGGCGCGATCCGGCTCGGCATCCCCGAGGACTTTGCGGCCTACCGCTTGGCAAAACTGCTCGGCGCGTTCTCGCGATCGCATCCGGGGTTGCGGCTCGACGTGCGCGCCGACCAGAGCAAGCATCTCGCCCGCGATCTCGCGCGCGGTGAGCTCGACCTTGCGCTCTACAAGCGCGAGGCCGGGGCAAAGGACGCGATCGCGGTCTGGCCGGAGCGGGTGCACTGGGTCACCAGCAAGAGCCATCCGGTCGAGGTCGATGTGCCCTCGGTGCCGCTGATCGGCTTTCCGCTCGGCTGCATCTATCGCGCCGGCGCCATCCACGCGCTGGAAAGCGCGGGCCGCGCCTGGCACACCGCCTACACCTCGTCGAGCCTCGCCGGCATCCAGGCCGCGGTCGCCGCCGGCATGGGCTTGAGCATCCTGTCGGAGATGGCGATCCAGTCCGATCACCGCGTGCTGACGGCAAAGGATGGCTTTGCGCCGATCAACAAGACCGAGGTGGCGCTGATGGCTTCACCGGATGCGAGCCCGGCAACGCTGCGGCTTGCGGATCGTCTCGCGGAGTTTTGCGATGCGGTGCAGAGCAAGGCGGCTTGA